A region from the Geotrypetes seraphini chromosome 10, aGeoSer1.1, whole genome shotgun sequence genome encodes:
- the JOSD2 gene encoding josephin-2, producing MMSENPERHEVEDGETLVYHERQRLELCAIHALNNVLQEKHFSQEAADDICKRLAPDSRWNPHRSVLGTGNYDVNVIMTALQSLDFATIWWDKRRSLEQLELCNIHGFIVNIPSRVSLGLLSLPFRRRHWIAVRKINGLYYNLDSKLKVPLVIGDDTNVRLFLQELISQGLCEVLLVVQKDVEAFGTWLNSE from the exons ATGATGTCAGAGAATCCAGAGAGGCACGAAGTAGAAGATGGTGAGACCCTAGTGTACCACGAAAGGCAACGGCTCGAGCTCTGTGCCATCCACGCATTGAACAATGTCCTACAAGAGAAGCATTTCAGCCAGGAAGCGGCAGATGACATCTGTAAGAG GCTCGCACCAGATTCACGCTGGAACCCACACCGCAGTGTCCTGGGCACAGGCAATTATGATGTTAATGTGATAATGACAGCTCTTCAGTCTCTGGACTTTGCAACTATATGGTGGGATAAGCGCAG GTCCTTGGAGCAACTGGAACTATGCAATATCCATGGTTTTATTGTGAATATCCCGTCAAGAGTCTCCTTGGGCTTACTTTCACTACCATTCCGGCGTAGACACTGGATTGCTGTACGGAAGATTAATGGACTTTATTATAACTTGGATTCAAAGCTGAAAGTGCCACTAGTGATTGGAGATGACACAAATGTCAG gctttttcttcaggaacttaTCTCGCAAGGACTATGTGAAGTTCTGCTTGTTGTACAGAAAGATGTTGAGGCCTTTGGGACTTGgctgaattctgaatga